Genomic window (Spirochaetaceae bacterium):
ATGGTGTTTTGTACTCTAAAATAAAATAGTTGTAGCAATTAATAAGAGCGCTTTTTTCGTAGCGGCGCACCCGCGGTAAATTAATGTCATCAAGATGGATATGGCCATGCAGCTGGTAAGTTGGTTTAAATTTTTTTAAAAACCACCTAAATATTTTAAAGCCTTCGTGGCAAGGGTCGATGTCATCGCCAAGCCGGTAAGGCGGAGCGTGGCTAAGTAAAATATCGAGGTAGCGGCCATATTTAATTTTATTAAAAACTAAACGCGGGATAAGCCGCACAATACGCCATAGCATTTGGCCTTCGGTATATTGGCTTAAACCGCCGTTATACAGCTTGCTGCCGCCTAAACCGGCTATTAAAAGCTGCCCTTTGTTAAGGTTAATCACCTTATCTTCTATACACTGGCTGCCGTAACCGGCCAGCTGCTCTTGTATATTGCTTTCTTTAAAAAAAGGCCAAGCCGTTAAATTGTGGTTGCCAAACACAAAATAAAGAGGTTTGCCCAATACCGTTACAATGTATTCGTAATAATCCATATCAAGGTCGCCGGCAGCCAGCACGGCATCTACCTTATAATTTTTAACTTCGGGCGAATAAAGCACGGGGGCTACTTTATCGGCAATACACAGCAAACGCATAGTTAGATGATACAGGTTAAATTAATTTTAAACAAGGGCGGTTTGCTACCGGGTAGTTATCCTATAAGTAACACTCTAAATTTTATCTGCCGGTACAAAAAAATTTAAGCGGCTTTTTCCATCTATTTTTCTATTTTTTCTTTAATTATAGTGATATATTACTTGACAATTTTTAGTTATAAATTTATAACTTTAGAAGAGTTTTAACTTATAATAAAAATATGAATATATAAAGTATAGCTAATATATTAATTTGTAAAAGGACAAAAATATGCAATTAAATTTACGGGCTAAAAATGTGCTGCTTATATGCGGCAGCATTGTGGTGGTATTTGTTATGGGGTTTTCGCTGTTAAGCATTTATGTTTATAGACAAGCTTACAATCAAAGTTTATTACTTAGCCGCAGCAGCGCCGAAAAAGTGGCAGGGTTTATTAATACTTCGGCTACGCTCGATGTGGTAGCTTCGTTAGGGTTAGCCAACAATATAGAAAGTATCCTGACTGAAGTTGATGATATTGCTGTCCGGTACGAAATTATCAAGGCCGGTTTAGAAGG
Coding sequences:
- a CDS encoding metallophosphoesterase → MRLLCIADKVAPVLYSPEVKNYKVDAVLAAGDLDMDYYEYIVTVLGKPLYFVFGNHNLTAWPFFKESNIQEQLAGYGSQCIEDKVINLNKGQLLIAGLGGSKLYNGGLSQYTEGQMLWRIVRLIPRLVFNKIKYGRYLDILLSHAPPYRLGDDIDPCHEGFKIFRWFLKKFKPTYQLHGHIHLDDINLPRVRRYEKSALINCYNYFILEYKTP